From Streptosporangium album, the proteins below share one genomic window:
- a CDS encoding cysteine dioxygenase, translating into MSYETLPARVLDRRELRDLVDELAADPSRWEEEVDFPEEGGRHYASLYRDAYVDIWLLCWRSEDDTGWHDHDISSGAVRVVAGTLLECNPRIGGEHLENVVSAGESFSFGPDHIHRLTGAVDGSVSIHAYSPPLWRLGQYSISDSGVMRRVSVSYADELRPLDEAAFA; encoded by the coding sequence ATGAGCTACGAGACCCTGCCCGCCCGTGTCCTCGACCGTCGCGAGCTGCGCGATCTGGTCGACGAGCTGGCCGCCGACCCGTCCCGGTGGGAGGAGGAGGTGGACTTCCCCGAGGAGGGGGGCCGCCACTACGCCTCCCTTTACCGGGACGCCTACGTCGACATCTGGCTGTTGTGCTGGCGATCGGAGGACGACACCGGCTGGCACGACCACGACATCTCCTCGGGCGCCGTCCGGGTGGTGGCCGGGACGCTGCTGGAGTGCAACCCCCGCATCGGCGGCGAGCACCTGGAGAACGTGGTCTCGGCGGGCGAGTCGTTCTCCTTCGGCCCCGACCACATCCACCGGCTGACCGGCGCGGTCGACGGCAGCGTCTCGATCCACGCCTACTCGCCCCCGCTGTGGCGCCTGGGCCAGTACTCCATCAGCGACAGCGGCGTGATGCGCCGCGTCTCGGTCAGCTACGCCGACGAGCTGCGTCCCCTGGACGAGGCCGCCTTCGCCTGA
- a CDS encoding phage holin family protein, with amino-acid sequence MKIIVKILAVAAALWVATQLVAGITVSAETTVKQIGTLLVVALLFGAINAVLKPIIKTLGCAFYVLTLGLFALVVNAGLLLLTSWLAAQLHLPFHVEGFWAAFWGAIVVGLVSWLLDLVLGD; translated from the coding sequence GTGAAAATCATCGTCAAGATCCTGGCCGTGGCGGCCGCCCTCTGGGTGGCCACCCAGCTCGTGGCGGGCATCACCGTGTCCGCGGAGACCACCGTCAAGCAGATCGGCACCCTCCTCGTGGTCGCCCTCCTGTTCGGCGCCATCAACGCGGTCCTCAAGCCGATCATCAAGACCCTGGGCTGCGCCTTCTACGTGCTGACTCTCGGCCTGTTCGCGCTGGTCGTGAACGCCGGCCTGCTCCTGCTCACGAGCTGGCTCGCCGCCCAGCTCCACCTGCCCTTCCACGTGGAGGGTTTCTGGGCCGCCTTCTGGGGCGCGATCGTCGTCGGCCTGGTGAGCTGGCTGCTCGACCTGGTGCTCGGCGACTGA
- a CDS encoding NADP-dependent oxidoreductase, translating into MSDDTSNHPGSTGRTVSREIRLASRPSGWPTEENFEPAEVELPAPAEGRILVRNLYMSVDPYMRGRMNEGESYMPPFEVGKALDGGAIGQVVESRAPGLAAGDLVLHGYGWREYAVMDARQARKIEEILGVPISAYLGVLGMPGLTAYVGLLDIAAFKEGDAVFVSGAAGAVGSLVGQIARRKGASRVVGSAGSQEKIAYLTGKLGFDAAFNYKTASVRKQLAQVAPDGIDVYFDNVGGDHLEAALDAFRPYGRTAMCGAISVYNAAEPVPGPSNLFLAVGKRLTLRGFLVGDHYDRMPDMIEEVGAWLRDGKITFEETVVDGLENAPKAFVDMLRGANIGKMVVRLVH; encoded by the coding sequence ATGTCCGATGACACGTCCAACCATCCCGGATCCACCGGCCGTACGGTGTCGCGGGAGATCCGGCTCGCCTCGCGGCCTTCGGGATGGCCGACGGAGGAGAACTTCGAGCCGGCCGAGGTGGAGCTGCCCGCTCCCGCCGAAGGCCGGATCCTCGTCCGCAACCTCTATATGAGCGTCGATCCGTACATGCGGGGACGGATGAACGAGGGCGAGTCGTACATGCCGCCCTTCGAGGTCGGCAAGGCTCTCGACGGCGGTGCGATCGGCCAGGTCGTCGAGTCGCGCGCGCCCGGCCTCGCCGCCGGTGATCTCGTCCTGCACGGGTACGGCTGGCGGGAGTACGCCGTCATGGACGCCCGCCAGGCCCGCAAGATCGAGGAGATCCTCGGGGTCCCGATCTCGGCCTACCTCGGCGTGCTCGGCATGCCCGGACTCACCGCCTATGTGGGCCTGCTCGACATCGCCGCGTTCAAGGAGGGTGACGCGGTGTTCGTCTCCGGCGCGGCCGGCGCGGTGGGCAGCCTGGTCGGGCAGATCGCCCGGCGGAAGGGCGCCTCACGGGTCGTGGGCAGCGCCGGCTCGCAGGAGAAGATCGCATACCTGACCGGCAAGCTCGGCTTCGACGCCGCCTTCAACTACAAGACGGCCTCGGTCCGTAAACAGCTCGCCCAGGTGGCGCCCGACGGGATCGACGTCTACTTCGACAACGTCGGCGGCGACCACCTGGAGGCGGCCCTCGACGCGTTCAGGCCGTACGGCAGAACCGCGATGTGCGGGGCGATCTCCGTCTACAACGCCGCCGAGCCGGTCCCCGGGCCGAGCAACCTCTTTCTGGCCGTCGGCAAGAGGCTCACCCTGCGCGGGTTCCTCGTGGGTGACCACTACGACCGGATGCCCGACATGATCGAAGAGGTGGGCGCCTGGCTCCGCGACGGCAAAATCACCTTCGAGGAGACCGTCGTCGACGGCCTGGAGAACGCCCCGAAGGCCTTCGTCGACATGCTCCGCGGTGCCAACATCGGCAAGATGGTCGTCCGGTTGGTTCACTGA
- a CDS encoding aromatic amino acid lyase has translation MTVVLDGTRLTCEQVHLAAHGSGVLLGSTDRAETSWQTARSLSGPLYGQTTGVGANKDVTVEATGLDLLRSHAGGAGPLVGEPRARATLVVRLNQLLIGGSGLNPGLLPVLAAAVNRGFTPPIRTYGAIGTGDLTALATTALCLLGEIPWRSPSGPGDGLAPRFTLTSGDALPFISSGAATLADSALACHRLRIVLTAMTAVAAHSFRAIDASLEPLAHAVQLRPEQTAVAAGLRALVGVTVPRRVQDPYGYRAFPQVHGAALDALDRAEKVVGEELNTAPENPLITEGRAWHNGNFHSARVALALDALRAALVQTASLSAARLATMTDPAHTGLLPFLAERPGLSGVMILEYVAHSALADLRQLAAPVTLGNAVLSLGTEDHASFTPQAARSALDSAEPLETVLACELVAAVRALRQRDLPCDVDLDPRMDDRPLDGDLDAARELLPGLARRLLAGTGPTAAGGPLPGPA, from the coding sequence ATGACCGTTGTCCTCGACGGCACCCGCCTGACCTGCGAGCAGGTCCACCTGGCGGCCCACGGTTCCGGAGTCCTGCTGGGCTCCACCGACCGTGCGGAGACCTCCTGGCAGACGGCCCGCTCGCTGAGCGGGCCGCTGTACGGCCAGACCACCGGAGTGGGTGCCAACAAGGACGTCACGGTCGAGGCCACCGGCCTTGACCTGCTCCGCAGCCACGCCGGCGGCGCAGGCCCCCTCGTCGGGGAGCCGCGCGCCCGCGCCACCCTCGTGGTCCGTCTCAACCAGCTCCTCATCGGCGGCTCCGGGCTCAACCCCGGCCTGCTCCCGGTGCTCGCCGCCGCCGTCAACCGGGGGTTCACTCCCCCGATCCGCACCTACGGCGCCATCGGCACCGGCGACCTGACCGCGCTGGCCACCACCGCCCTCTGCCTGCTCGGCGAGATTCCCTGGAGATCGCCCTCCGGACCGGGAGACGGCCTCGCGCCCCGGTTCACGTTGACGTCCGGCGACGCCCTCCCCTTCATCAGCTCGGGTGCGGCGACCCTGGCGGACTCCGCATTGGCCTGCCACCGCCTGAGAATCGTCCTCACCGCCATGACGGCCGTCGCGGCCCACTCCTTCCGGGCGATCGACGCCTCGCTCGAACCACTGGCGCATGCCGTACAGCTCCGGCCGGAGCAGACGGCGGTCGCGGCCGGGCTGCGCGCGCTGGTCGGTGTCACCGTCCCGCGCCGGGTCCAGGATCCGTACGGCTACCGCGCTTTTCCCCAGGTTCACGGGGCCGCCCTGGACGCCCTGGACCGGGCGGAGAAGGTCGTCGGCGAGGAGCTCAACACCGCCCCGGAGAATCCGCTGATCACCGAGGGCCGGGCGTGGCACAACGGCAACTTCCACTCGGCACGGGTGGCGCTCGCCCTCGACGCCCTCAGAGCGGCTCTCGTCCAGACCGCGTCGCTGAGCGCCGCCCGGCTCGCCACCATGACCGACCCCGCCCATACCGGCCTGCTCCCCTTCCTCGCCGAGCGTCCCGGCCTGTCCGGCGTGATGATCCTCGAATACGTCGCCCACTCCGCCCTGGCCGACCTCCGCCAGCTGGCCGCTCCGGTCACCCTCGGCAACGCCGTCCTCTCCCTGGGGACCGAGGACCACGCGAGCTTCACCCCCCAGGCCGCGCGGTCCGCGCTCGATTCCGCCGAACCGCTGGAGACGGTGCTGGCCTGCGAGCTGGTGGCGGCCGTCCGGGCGCTGCGCCAGCGCGATCTCCCCTGCGACGTCGACCTTGACCCCCGGATGGACGACCGCCCGCTGGACGGCGATCTGGACGCGGCACGCGAACTGCTGCCGGGCCTCGCCCGCCGGCTCCTCGCGGGGACGGGGCCCACGGCGGCCGGAGGGCCGCTGCCCGGCCCGGCATAG
- a CDS encoding amidohydrolase family protein: protein MAVDVHQHLWTPAFVDALRRRTASPRLDGWTLHLDGEPPYEVDPGDHDLARRLELNGGLTKALVSLSSPLGIESLAPSDAWPIIDAYHEDALALPAPFGAWAATCLSEIDPVRLAKALDQGLAGLQLPATAVRNGDDLARVAPLLDVLTDRDLPLFVHPGPAADPRGPGWWPAVVPYVQQMHASWYAFATFGRPRHPGLRACFALLAGLAPLHSERMINRSGEGRGLVDPDMFLETSSYGPRAIDAIVRELGIDVVVNGSDEPYARAPDPALGDAARHAVAVTNPHRLLNRKESRK from the coding sequence GTGGCCGTAGACGTGCACCAGCACCTGTGGACGCCCGCGTTCGTGGACGCGCTCCGGCGCCGTACGGCCTCGCCTCGCCTCGACGGCTGGACCCTCCATCTGGACGGCGAGCCCCCCTACGAGGTCGACCCCGGCGACCACGACCTCGCCAGGCGCCTGGAGCTGAACGGCGGGCTCACCAAGGCCCTGGTGTCGCTGTCCAGCCCGCTCGGCATCGAGTCGCTGGCCCCCTCGGACGCCTGGCCGATCATCGACGCCTACCACGAGGACGCCCTCGCCCTGCCCGCCCCGTTCGGGGCCTGGGCCGCGACCTGCCTCAGCGAGATCGACCCGGTCAGGCTCGCCAAAGCCCTCGACCAGGGGCTGGCCGGGCTGCAACTGCCCGCGACGGCCGTACGGAACGGAGACGACCTCGCCAGGGTCGCCCCGCTGCTCGACGTGCTCACCGACCGCGACCTGCCGCTCTTCGTGCATCCCGGACCGGCGGCCGACCCCCGGGGGCCCGGCTGGTGGCCGGCCGTCGTCCCCTACGTGCAGCAGATGCACGCCTCCTGGTACGCCTTCGCGACCTTCGGCCGTCCCCGCCACCCCGGGCTGCGGGCCTGCTTCGCGCTGCTGGCCGGGCTGGCCCCGCTCCACTCCGAGCGGATGATCAACCGGAGCGGCGAGGGCCGGGGCCTGGTCGACCCGGACATGTTCCTGGAGACCTCCTCCTACGGTCCGCGCGCCATCGACGCGATCGTCCGCGAGCTCGGCATCGACGTCGTGGTCAACGGCTCCGACGAGCCCTACGCCAGGGCCCCTGACCCCGCGCTCGGCGATGCCGCCCGGCACGCCGTCGCGGTCACCAATCCCCACCGTCTGCTGAACCGGAAGGAGTCGCGCAAATGA
- a CDS encoding LacI family DNA-binding transcriptional regulator has product MAKATGLSPASVSYALRGMQVSEETIERVRRAAAELGYEADPIARALASGRTGMIGLLCGSLEDLWQQALAVGIGRALKDNDRYALILDAAGDPGRERTLARQLRDQRVDALIVQPVDPAAPLWAELCDSLPVVSIGDSLAGARTAGEVVFDNRAGVTLALEHMRERGHRRIAVLTPTRASTPDRPADVHVLAEAGRLALDIEVVTAPQALADATDVARRMLAGGHRAFFCFADSIAYGVYAASAEQGLRIPADVSVMGYDDHPMSGLLTPGLTTVDWDIDGIVRAAVRAVVAAADGNTRRRRIVQAPELRERGSVG; this is encoded by the coding sequence GTGGCGAAGGCCACCGGTCTCTCCCCGGCCTCCGTCTCGTATGCCCTCCGGGGCATGCAGGTGTCCGAGGAGACCATCGAGCGGGTCCGCAGGGCCGCCGCCGAGCTCGGTTACGAAGCCGATCCCATCGCCCGCGCGCTGGCCAGCGGCCGTACCGGGATGATCGGTCTGCTCTGCGGTTCCCTGGAGGACCTCTGGCAGCAGGCCCTGGCCGTGGGCATCGGGCGGGCACTGAAGGACAACGACCGCTACGCGTTGATCCTGGACGCCGCGGGCGACCCGGGCCGGGAGCGCACGCTGGCCCGGCAGCTCCGTGACCAGCGGGTGGACGCCCTGATCGTGCAGCCGGTGGACCCGGCGGCGCCGCTCTGGGCCGAGCTGTGCGACAGCCTGCCGGTGGTGTCGATCGGTGACTCGCTGGCCGGGGCGCGCACGGCTGGAGAGGTCGTGTTCGACAACCGGGCCGGGGTGACCCTGGCACTGGAGCACATGCGCGAGCGCGGCCACCGCCGCATCGCCGTCCTCACCCCCACCCGGGCCAGCACTCCCGACCGCCCCGCCGACGTGCACGTCCTGGCCGAGGCGGGACGGCTGGCGCTGGACATCGAGGTGGTCACCGCACCCCAGGCGCTCGCCGACGCCACGGACGTCGCCCGGCGGATGCTGGCCGGTGGGCACCGGGCGTTCTTCTGCTTCGCCGACTCCATCGCCTACGGCGTGTACGCGGCGTCGGCCGAACAGGGACTGCGGATCCCCGCCGACGTGTCCGTGATGGGTTATGACGACCACCCGATGTCGGGGCTGCTCACTCCCGGACTGACCACGGTCGACTGGGACATCGACGGCATCGTCCGCGCGGCCGTCCGCGCGGTCGTGGCCGCCGCCGACGGCAATACCCGCCGTCGGCGGATCGTTCAGGCCCCCGAACTCCGCGAACGCGGCTCGGTGGGCTGA
- a CDS encoding OsmC family protein, with product MAQVRVERTDDGYVARNDRGAEVAMGGSDEQGMFTPVELLLAALGGCNIVTVEPLTAQRGHRLVRLAMTVQAEKVEPTLLGPITVTYDVELPEGDEKAAEVFRAVAQRVEDKYCTVSRALREKSEIRLELPA from the coding sequence ATGGCACAGGTGAGAGTCGAACGGACCGACGACGGGTACGTGGCCCGCAACGACCGCGGGGCCGAGGTCGCCATGGGCGGCAGCGACGAGCAGGGGATGTTCACCCCCGTCGAGCTGCTGCTCGCGGCGCTCGGTGGCTGCAACATCGTCACGGTGGAGCCGCTCACCGCGCAGCGTGGCCACCGGCTGGTCCGCCTGGCGATGACCGTCCAGGCCGAGAAGGTCGAGCCCACGCTGCTCGGGCCCATCACCGTCACCTATGACGTGGAGCTGCCGGAGGGGGACGAGAAGGCGGCCGAGGTCTTCCGTGCGGTGGCCCAGCGGGTGGAGGACAAATACTGCACGGTGAGCCGGGCACTGAGGGAGAAGAGCGAGATCCGGCTCGAACTGCCGGCGTAG